In Fusarium oxysporum f. sp. lycopersici 4287 chromosome 11, whole genome shotgun sequence, the following are encoded in one genomic region:
- a CDS encoding hypothetical protein (At least one base has a quality score < 10), whose amino-acid sequence MYKSHVLTTPTSIRLLDIIESRDDIIRCSMRVVDLSDESLEFAAVSYTWGNPTTVQEEPMPDIDGLEFEEHADKFPFAYHSPELGPNGDKLVMVDRAKLLYYDMHRYVPREEVLWQKRTHHEIEVDGSRVPIEENLLSFFESVLTLRAAVVPNPGEMESSTYRSINLPIWADALCINQADLDERAAQVKLMGRLYKSASIVLAWVGQYDRLSELAIQAMGKILDFDATRLHTQDSSYLEQEEVTMSPVPGMTVVHWFALFSLFQRLWFRRAWVVQEAVFARDILMVCGATLQSMDFILAVAAFLEQTGIDIELCQFGHNFLTNGAVSDQAQHWEKLSLLSGQPARTVNELKVTPRDALSFILGYHHTRSRLGFCNAGLPMVTLLPDEEGQDGATENKSCRWALELPEVTHLTDHDVVESFSEELGMTGFRFERRKLHLLSVLSDFRELDATDPRDKIFAFLNLAEDGLGLQPDYNADVEEVFIQTTKAIIEKRIGSHLAVLSHVQDLSDTRIQGLPSWVPDFSARLGRVPFDQGGHDDRFCAGTHHDVGFDDWIIHIDPENKPSIKAIKVDTVTMSTELNRDPVIQTLRLALHSPAEYPVQTRAWCVEDTSDHSSRRYIRPSQAVTRVEALWRTLIIDKLTETENDFGNMDSRVNLGMGFSNWILTDILEARDLLVEWSGLSSESWAWILIQTSFTTRLALWSAMYDGRQLSDELQAPDLETALADLTEKIRKEKGERGEGKEGKEANQQSQKVVQEEDKQEASKDEEREDELSETEGSDSEGQDGGDTTWETGFVPSARRIRESFPAPAVEKDKQDEDPLGGKYKRPSMQRLTPLGRRKLRNFEKHMRNATQGRKLFMTESGLLGLGPKTLGQGGSKDEVWILMGARVPFILHHIEGSKYRVVGEAYVHGLMYGEGYDRYAGWDEGGRSGVDTIQLV is encoded by the coding sequence ATGTACAAGTCACACGTCCTCACAACGCCGACATCAATCCGTCTCTTGGATATCATTGAGTCCCGAGACGACATCATTCGTTGCTCCATGCGAGTAGTCGACCTAAGCGATGAGAGCCTCGAGTTTGCCGCCGTCTCATACACATGGGGGAACCCTACTACAGTCCAAGAAGAACCCATGCCCGATATCGATGGTTTGGAATTCGAAGAACACGCCGATAAATTTCCTTTCGCCTATCACAGTCCAGAACTGGGTCCCAATGGCGACAAGCTGGTAATGGTTGATCGGGCCAAGCTTCTGTACTACGATATGCATCGTTATGTCCCTCGTGAAGAGGTGCTTTGGCAAAAGCGCACGCATCATGAAATAGAAGTTGACGGGAGTCGAGTCCCAATCGAGGAAAACCTCTTATCGTTCTTCGAATCAGTGTTGACACTGAGAGCTGCAGTCGTTCCAAACCCAGGTGAAATGGAGAGTTCAACTTACCGCTCAATCAACCTGCCCATCTGGGCTGATGCGCTCTGTATCAACCAGGCAGACCTCGACGAACGAGCTGCCCAAGTCAAGCTTATGGGGCGCCTATACAAGTCAGCGAGTATAGTACTTGCCTGGGTTGGCCAATATGACAGGCTTTCAGAACTGGCGATACAAGCAATGGGGAAGATTCTTGATTTCGACGCAACTCGGCTTCACACACAAGACTCGTCATACCTAGAACAAGAGGAAGTGACAATGTCTCCGGTCCCAGGGATGACAGTGGTGCACTGGTTCGCcctcttttccctcttcCAAAGACTCTGGTTCCGCAGGGCTTGGGTCGTCCAGGAGGCTGTTTTTGCTCGGGATATCTTAATGGTTTGTGGCGCGACACTGCAAAGTATGGACTTCATCTTGGCGGTTGCCGCGTTTCTGGAACAGACGGGAATCGATATTGAGTTATGCCAGTTTGGCCACAACTTCCTCACCAATGGAGCTGTGTCAGACCAGGCTCAACACTGGGAGAAGCTGTCACTGCTCTCTGGACAGCCAGCGAGGACGGTAAATGAGTTAAAGGTCACTCCGCGCGATGCTCTTTCCTTTATCCTCGGATATCACCATACTCGTTCGCGTCTTGGGTTCTGCAACGCTGGCCTGCCCATGGTCACCCTACttccagatgaagaaggccaagacgGGGCAACTGAGAACAAATCATGTCGATGGGCCCTAGAGCTTCCTGAAGTTACTCACCTCACTGATCACGATGTAGTGGAATCTTTCAGCGAGGAGCTGGGTATGACGGGTTTCAGATTCGAGCGCCGCAAGCTACACCTACTCTCCGTCCTATCCGACTTTCGTGAGCTCGATGCTACTGATCCTCGAGACAAGATCTTTGCGTTTCTGAACCTTGCTGAGGACGGTCTCGGACTACAACCAGACTACAATGCCGACGTCGAAGAAGTCTTCATCCAAACAACGAAGGCCATAATTGAGAAACGCATTGGTTCGCACCTTGCGGTTCTATCCCATGTGCAAGACCTTTCAGACACTAGGATTCAAGGCCTTCCAAGCTGGGTCCCAGACTTTAGCGCCAGGCTGGGGCGGGTTCCGTTCGACCAAGGTGGACATGATGATCGTTTCTGCGCCGGAACTCACCATGATGTCGGTTTTGACGACTGGATAATTCACATTGACCCCGAAAATAAGCCCAGtatcaaggccatcaaggtGGATACTGTCACTATGTCCACAGAGCTCAATCGAGATCCAGTTATCCAGACTCTACGACTGGCATTACATAGTCCAGCTGAATATCCAGTTCAAACCAGAGCGTGGTGTGTCGAGGATACTTCAGATCATAGCTCAAGACGGTACATCCGCCCATCACAAGCGGTGACCCGGGTTGAAGCCCTATGGCGCACTCTGATCATTGATAAACTGACCGAGACGGAAAACGACTTCGGCAATATGGACTCAAGAGTGAACCTAGGGATGGGTTTTAGTAACTGGATATTGACAGATATACTAGAAGCTCGCGACTTGCTCGTCGAATGGTCAGGGCTTAGCTCGGAATCGTGGGCGTGGATACTGATCCAGACGTCGTTCACTACCCGCTTGGCTCTTTGGTCAGCTATGTATGACGGACGGCAGCTGTCTGATGAACTACAGGCGCCAGATCTTGAGACAGCTCTAGCTGATCTTACTGAAAAGAtaagaaaggaaaaaggCGAGCGAGGCGAAGGAAAAGAGGGGAAGGAAGCAAACCAGCAAAGCCAAAAGGTGGTACAAGAAGAGGATAAGCAGGAGGCGAgtaaagatgaagagagggaagatGAGCTATCTGAAACAGAAGGAAGTGACAGTGAAGGCCAGGATGGTGGCGATACAACGTGGGAAACAGGGTTTGTCCCTTCAGCACGGCGTATTCGAGAGAGCTTTCCGGCTCCTGCAGTGGAAAAAGACAAACAAGACGAGGACCCGTTAGGGGGCAAATATAAGCGACCTTCGATGCAACGACTAACTCCACTGGGACGGAGAAAGCTCCGCAACTTCGAGAAACACATGCGCAATGCTACCCAGGGCCGGAAACTCTTCATGACAGAATCGGGGCTGCTTGGCCTGGGACCCAAGACTTTGGGTCAGGGCGGTAGCAAGGATGAAGTATGGATCTTGATGGGGGCCCGGGTACCCTTTATTCTACATCACATCGAGGGTTCCAAGTATCgtgttgttggagaagcatATGTCCATGGACTAATGTATGGGGAGGGGTACGATCGCTATGCGGGCTGGGATGAGGGCGGGCGTAGTGGCGTGGATACGATACAGTTGGTTTAG
- a CDS encoding endo-1,4-beta-xylanase B — protein MVSFTSLLAAVSAVTGVMALPSAQPVDGMSVVERDPPTNVLDKRTQPTTGTSGGYYFSFWTDTPNSVTYTNGNGGQFSMQWSGNGNHVGGKGWMPGTSRTIKYSGSYNPNGNSYLAVYGWTRNPLIEYYIVENFGTYNPSSGGQKKGEVNVDGSVYDIYVSTRVNAPSIDGNKTFQQYWSVRRNKRSSGSVNTGAHFQAWKNVGLNLGTHDYQILAVEGYYSSGSASMTVSQ, from the exons atgGTTTCCTTCACCTCTCTCCTCGCCGCCGTCTCGGCTGTCACTGGTGTCATGGCCCTTCCCTCCGCTCAGCCCGTTGACGGCATGAGCGTTGTCGAGCGTGACCCTCCCACAAACGTCCTCGACAAGCGCACTCAGCCCACTACTGGCACAAGCGGTGGTTACTACTTCTCTTTCTGGACTGATACACCCAACTCTGTCACCTACACCAACGGCAACGGTGGCCAGTTCAGCATGCAGTGGAGCGGCAACGGCAACCACGTCGGTGGAAAGGGTTGGATGCCTGGTACTTCTCG CACCATCAAGTACTCTGGTTCTTACAACCCCAACGGCAACAGCTACCTCGCCGTTTACGGTTGGACCCGCAACCCTCTCATTGAGTACTACATCGTTGAGAACTTCGGCACTTACAACCCCTCTTCCGGTGGCCAGAAGAAGGGTGAGGTCAATGTTGACGGATCTGTCTACGATATCTACGTCAGCACCCGTGTCAACGCCCCCTCCATTGACGGTAACAAGACCTTTCAGCAGTACTGGTCTGTCCGACGCAACAAGCGTTCCAGCGGATCCGTCAATACCGGTGCTCATTTCCAGGCCTGGAAGAACGTCGGCCTCAACCTTGGTACCCACGACTATCAGATCCTTGCTGTTGAGGGTTACTACAGCTCTGGCTCTGCCAGCATGACTGTCTCCCAGTAA